A genomic window from Pseudomonas leptonychotis includes:
- the frr gene encoding ribosome recycling factor, with translation MINEIKKDAQERMQKSLESLLNAFSRIRTGQAHPSILGGVMVPYYGSDTPLNQVANVTVKDSRTLQVVAFERNMLGAVDKAIQSSGLGFNPTNLGELLLISMPALTEETRKGFTKQARDAAEDGRVAVRNIRRDALSQLKDLVKEKEISEDEERRAADDVQKLTDKFVAEIEVAVKQKEADLMAV, from the coding sequence ATGATCAATGAGATCAAAAAAGACGCCCAAGAGCGCATGCAAAAAAGCCTAGAGTCGCTGCTCAATGCGTTTAGCCGTATCCGCACAGGCCAAGCGCACCCGAGCATTTTGGGTGGCGTCATGGTGCCTTATTACGGCTCGGACACCCCGCTCAATCAGGTGGCCAACGTTACCGTTAAAGATTCGCGCACCCTGCAAGTCGTGGCGTTCGAGCGCAACATGCTGGGCGCCGTGGACAAAGCGATTCAAAGTTCGGGTCTGGGCTTTAACCCGACCAACCTGGGTGAATTGCTGCTGATCTCCATGCCAGCCCTGACTGAAGAAACCCGCAAGGGCTTCACCAAACAGGCGCGTGATGCCGCTGAAGATGGTCGTGTGGCCGTGCGCAATATCCGTCGCGATGCTCTGAGCCAGTTGAAAGACTTGGTCAAGGAAAAGGAAATAAGCGAAGACGAAGAGCGTCGTGCTGCCGATGATGTGCAGAAGCTGACTGACAAGTTCGTGGCTGAGATCGAAGTGGCGGTGAAGCAGAAAGAAGCGGATCTGATGGCCGTTTAA
- the pyrH gene encoding UMP kinase codes for MAQQMSGRQPRYKRILLKLSGEALMGSEDFGIDPKVLDRMALEVGQLVGIGVQVGLVIGGGNLFRGAALSAAGMDRVTGDHMGMLATVMNALAMRDALERSNIPAIVMSAISMVGVTDHYDRRKALRHLKTGEVVIFAAGTGNPFFTTDSAACLRAIEIDADVVLKATKVDGVYTADPFKDPHAEKFDRLTYDEVLDRKLGVMDLTAICLCRDHNMPLRVFNMNKPGALLNIVVGGAEGTLIEEDKNDQ; via the coding sequence ATGGCTCAGCAGATGAGTGGTCGTCAACCGCGCTACAAGCGCATTCTGCTCAAACTTAGCGGCGAGGCCCTGATGGGGTCGGAAGATTTCGGTATCGATCCGAAAGTGCTGGACCGTATGGCGCTGGAAGTCGGCCAGCTAGTAGGCATTGGCGTGCAGGTCGGTCTGGTGATTGGCGGTGGCAATCTGTTCCGTGGTGCTGCGCTGAGTGCAGCCGGTATGGATCGGGTAACCGGCGACCATATGGGCATGCTGGCGACCGTGATGAACGCCTTGGCCATGCGCGATGCGCTGGAACGCTCGAACATCCCCGCTATCGTGATGTCGGCCATCTCCATGGTCGGAGTGACCGATCACTACGACCGACGCAAAGCGCTGCGTCATCTGAAAACCGGTGAGGTGGTGATTTTCGCCGCTGGCACTGGCAATCCGTTCTTTACCACTGACTCAGCCGCTTGCCTGCGCGCCATCGAAATTGATGCCGACGTGGTGTTGAAGGCGACCAAGGTCGATGGTGTGTACACTGCCGATCCATTCAAGGATCCGCATGCCGAGAAATTCGATCGTCTGACGTACGATGAGGTGCTCGACCGCAAGCTGGGCGTAATGGATCTGACGGCTATCTGCCTGTGCCGTGACCATAATATGCCCCTGCGGGTTTTCAATATGAACAAGCCCGGCGCCCTACTAAACATTGTGGTGGGTGGTGCTGAAGGCACTCTGATTGAGGAAGACAAGAATGATCAATGA
- the tsf gene encoding translation elongation factor Ts, which translates to MAEITAALVKELRERTGEGMMDCKKALTKAGGDIEKAIDDMRASGAIKAAKKAGNVAAEGAIAIKEDGKAAVLLEVNSQTDFLALQDDFKAFVAASVEQAFADKLTDAAPLIEAREADRLILVGKVGENVNIRRLVRVEGDVVGTYLHGNKIGVAVVLKGGSVELAKDIAMHVAASNPEFLLPAEVSAEAIEREKAVFISLNEDKIKGKPAEIVEKMVAGRISKFLAEASLVEQAFVKDPEIKVGALAQKAGAEIVSFTYFKVGEGIEKPVDNFAEEVAAQLAASKQ; encoded by the coding sequence ATGGCAGAAATTACTGCGGCGTTGGTTAAAGAACTGCGTGAGCGTACTGGCGAAGGCATGATGGATTGCAAGAAAGCCTTGACCAAGGCTGGCGGCGACATCGAAAAAGCCATCGACGACATGCGTGCTTCCGGCGCGATCAAAGCTGCCAAGAAAGCCGGTAACGTAGCTGCTGAAGGCGCAATCGCTATCAAAGAAGACGGCAAAGCTGCCGTTCTACTGGAAGTTAACTCGCAGACTGACTTCCTGGCTCTGCAAGATGACTTCAAGGCATTCGTTGCTGCCAGCGTTGAGCAAGCCTTTGCTGACAAGTTGACCGATGCTGCTCCGCTGATCGAGGCGCGTGAAGCTGATCGTCTGATTCTGGTGGGCAAAGTTGGCGAGAACGTAAATATTCGTCGTCTGGTTCGCGTTGAAGGTGATGTGGTCGGCACTTACCTGCACGGTAACAAGATCGGTGTCGCTGTTGTTCTGAAAGGCGGCTCTGTTGAGCTGGCTAAAGACATCGCCATGCACGTAGCGGCCAGCAACCCAGAGTTCCTGTTGCCTGCGGAAGTTTCCGCTGAAGCCATTGAGCGCGAGAAAGCCGTGTTCATCAGCCTCAACGAAGACAAAATCAAGGGCAAGCCGGCTGAAATCGTCGAGAAGATGGTTGCTGGTCGTATCAGCAAGTTCCTGGCTGAAGCCAGCCTGGTTGAGCAAGCCTTTGTTAAAGACCCGGAAATCAAGGTCGGTGCTTTGGCTCAGAAAGCCGGTGCTGAAATCGTTTCGTTCACCTACTTCAAGGTTGGTGAAGGCATCGAGAAGCCAGTGGACAACTTTGCTGAAGAAGTTGCTGCTCAGCTGGCTGCCAGCAAGCAGTAA
- the rpsB gene encoding 30S ribosomal protein S2 yields the protein MSQVTMRDMLKAGVHFGHQTRYWNPKMGKYIFGARNKIHIINLEKTLPMFNDALSFVEKLASGKNKILFVGTKRSAGKIVAEEAARCGSPYVDHRWLGGMLTNYKTIRASIKRLRDLEVQSQDGTFTKLTKKEALMRTRDLQKLDRSLGGIKDMGGLPDALFVIDVDHERIAITEANKLGIPVIGIVDTNSSPEGVDYIIPGNDDAIRAIQLYMGAMADAVIRARNNANGGTDEFVEQAPAAEAAEG from the coding sequence ATGTCCCAAGTCACTATGCGCGATATGCTGAAGGCCGGTGTGCACTTCGGTCACCAGACCCGTTACTGGAACCCGAAAATGGGTAAGTACATTTTCGGCGCGCGCAACAAGATCCACATCATCAACCTTGAAAAAACCCTGCCAATGTTCAACGACGCACTGTCGTTCGTTGAGAAGCTGGCTTCGGGCAAAAACAAGATTCTGTTCGTTGGCACCAAGCGTTCCGCTGGCAAGATCGTTGCTGAAGAAGCAGCACGTTGCGGTTCGCCGTACGTCGATCATCGCTGGTTGGGCGGCATGCTGACCAACTACAAAACCATCCGTGCCTCGATCAAGCGTTTGCGTGATCTGGAAGTTCAGTCCCAGGACGGTACTTTCACCAAGCTGACCAAGAAAGAAGCCCTGATGCGCACCCGTGATCTGCAAAAGTTGGATCGCAGCCTGGGTGGTATTAAGGACATGGGCGGTCTGCCAGACGCGCTGTTCGTAATCGACGTTGACCACGAGCGCATTGCTATCACCGAAGCCAACAAGCTGGGCATCCCAGTTATCGGCATCGTTGATACCAACAGCAGCCCGGAAGGCGTTGACTACATCATCCCAGGTAACGATGACGCCATTCGCGCCATCCAGCTGTACATGGGTGCCATGGCTGATGCTGTGATCCGTGCTCGCAACAATGCAAATGGCGGCACCGACGAATTCGTCGAGCAAGCCCCTGCTGCAGAAGCGGCTGAAGGCTAA
- the map gene encoding type I methionyl aminopeptidase, with amino-acid sequence MTVTIKTPDEIEKMRVAGRLAAEVLEMIGEHVKPGITTEALDRICHDYIVDVQQAIPAPLNYKGFPKSICTSVNHVVCHGIPNDKPLKEGDVINIDVTVIKDGYHGDTSKMFMVGKVPEWAERLAKITQECMYKGIELVKPGTRLGDIGEVIQKHAEKNGFSVVREYCGHGIGAVFHEEPQVLHYGRAGTGMELVEGMTFTIEPMINQGRAETRTLGDGWTAITKDRKLSAQWEHTLLVTANGYEIFTLRSDDTIARTSA; translated from the coding sequence ATGACCGTCACCATCAAAACGCCCGATGAAATCGAAAAAATGCGCGTAGCCGGTCGCCTGGCTGCCGAAGTTCTAGAAATGATTGGCGAGCACGTCAAGCCCGGCATCACCACCGAAGCGCTCGACCGTATCTGCCATGACTATATTGTCGACGTGCAGCAGGCCATCCCTGCCCCGCTCAACTACAAAGGTTTCCCAAAATCTATCTGCACGTCGGTCAATCACGTGGTCTGCCACGGCATCCCCAATGACAAGCCGTTAAAAGAAGGCGACGTGATCAACATCGACGTTACCGTGATCAAGGATGGCTACCACGGCGATACCAGCAAGATGTTTATGGTCGGCAAGGTGCCTGAGTGGGCTGAGCGCTTGGCCAAGATCACCCAAGAGTGCATGTATAAAGGCATCGAACTGGTCAAGCCCGGCACACGCCTGGGCGATATTGGCGAAGTGATCCAGAAGCATGCTGAGAAGAACGGTTTCTCGGTGGTGCGCGAATACTGCGGCCATGGCATTGGCGCGGTGTTCCACGAAGAACCGCAAGTGCTGCACTACGGCCGCGCTGGCACAGGCATGGAGCTGGTAGAAGGCATGACCTTCACCATCGAACCAATGATCAATCAGGGTCGCGCAGAAACCCGCACCCTGGGCGATGGCTGGACCGCCATTACCAAGGACCGTAAGCTTTCTGCGCAGTGGGAGCACACCCTTCTGGTAACGGCTAACGGCTACGAAATCTTCACCCTGCGCAGTGATGACACCATCGCCCGCACGTCGGCCTGA
- a CDS encoding [protein-PII] uridylyltransferase, protein MPQVDPELFDRGQFQAELALKTSPIAAFKKAIRHARDVLDGRFNNGRDIRRLVEDRAWFVDQILREAWERLPWSEDADIALLAVGGYGRGELHPFSDIDLLILLDNADHETFREPIEHFLTLLWDIGLEVGQSVRSVDECASEARADLTVITNLMESRTIAGPERLRQRMQDVTSTAQMWPSKQFFLAKHQEQRARHSKYNDTEYNLEPNVKGSPGGLRDIQTILWVARRHFGTLNLHAMVGQGFLLESEYALLASSQDFLWKVRYALHMLAGRAEDRLLFDHQSKVAALLGFEGSDNKRTIERFMQKYYRVVMAIAELSDLIVQHFEEQILRAGESGQATQLNSRFQVRNGYIEATHPGIFKRTPFAILEIFVLMAQHPEIEGVCADTIRLLRDHRHLIDDDFRSDIRNTSLFIELFKCKEGIHRNLRRMNRYGILGLYLPEFGLIVGQMQHDLFHIYTVDAHTLNVIKHLRKLSKPGVAEKFPLASELVEKLPKPELIYLAGIYHDIGKGRGGDHSELGAVDAAAFCVRHQLPAWDSKLIAWLVQSHLVMSTTAQRKDLSDPQVISDFAHLVGDQTHLDYLYVLTVADINATNPSLWNSWRASLLRQLYTETKRALNRGLENPLDREEQIRLTQGTALDILVRGGTDADIAEQLWAQLGDDYFLRHTAEDVAWHTLAIIRHPNDGNPLVLIKETTQREFEGGTQIFIYAEDQHDFFAVTVAAMAQLNLNIHDARILTSTSQFTLDTYIVLESEGGSIGDNPARIEEIRQGLIDVLKHPDDYPNIIQRRVPRQLKHFAFAPQVTIHNDAHRPVTIIEVTAPDRPGLLARIGRIFLDFDLSLQNAKIATLGERVEDVFFVTDAQNQQLSDPELCMRLQATMIAKLSDKAAQLSEPSTISF, encoded by the coding sequence ATGCCGCAAGTAGATCCCGAGCTGTTCGACCGCGGCCAGTTCCAGGCAGAGCTGGCCCTCAAGACCAGCCCCATTGCGGCGTTCAAGAAGGCTATCCGTCACGCCCGTGACGTGCTCGATGGGCGCTTCAACAATGGCCGCGACATCCGCCGCCTGGTCGAAGACCGCGCCTGGTTCGTCGACCAAATCTTGCGCGAAGCCTGGGAGCGCCTGCCATGGAGCGAGGATGCCGACATCGCCTTGCTGGCGGTCGGCGGCTATGGCCGTGGTGAACTGCATCCCTTCTCCGACATTGACCTACTGATCCTGCTCGACAACGCCGACCACGAAACCTTTCGTGAACCTATCGAGCACTTCCTGACCTTGCTCTGGGATATCGGCCTGGAAGTGGGTCAGAGCGTGCGTTCAGTCGATGAGTGCGCCAGCGAGGCCCGCGCCGACCTGACCGTCATCACTAACCTGATGGAAAGCCGCACCATCGCCGGCCCAGAACGCTTGCGCCAGCGTATGCAGGACGTCACCAGCACCGCGCAAATGTGGCCGAGCAAGCAGTTTTTCCTGGCCAAGCACCAAGAGCAGCGCGCCCGTCACAGCAAATACAACGACACCGAATACAACCTGGAGCCCAACGTCAAAGGCTCGCCAGGCGGCCTGCGCGATATCCAGACCATTCTCTGGGTCGCGCGTCGTCACTTCGGCACGCTAAACCTGCATGCCATGGTCGGCCAAGGCTTTCTGCTGGAAAGCGAATACGCCCTACTCGCCTCCAGCCAGGATTTTCTCTGGAAGGTGCGCTACGCCCTGCACATGCTCGCCGGACGCGCCGAGGACCGCCTGCTATTCGACCATCAAAGCAAGGTAGCGGCGTTGCTCGGTTTCGAAGGCAGCGACAACAAACGCACCATCGAACGCTTTATGCAGAAGTACTACCGCGTGGTCATGGCCATTGCTGAGCTTAGCGATCTGATCGTGCAGCACTTTGAAGAGCAGATCCTGCGGGCCGGCGAAAGCGGTCAGGCGACCCAACTCAACAGCCGCTTTCAGGTGCGCAACGGCTATATCGAAGCCACCCACCCAGGTATTTTCAAGCGCACGCCGTTCGCCATCCTGGAAATATTCGTGCTCATGGCCCAGCACCCGGAAATCGAAGGCGTCTGCGCCGACACCATTCGCCTGCTGCGTGATCACCGCCACCTGATCGATGATGACTTTCGCAGCGATATCCGCAATACCAGCCTGTTTATCGAGCTGTTCAAATGCAAGGAAGGCATCCACCGCAACCTGCGGCGGATGAACCGCTACGGCATTCTCGGCCTCTACCTGCCTGAGTTCGGCTTGATTGTCGGGCAGATGCAGCATGACCTCTTTCATATCTACACGGTCGATGCGCACACCCTGAATGTGATCAAACACCTGCGTAAATTGAGCAAGCCTGGAGTCGCGGAAAAATTCCCGCTGGCCAGTGAGCTGGTCGAGAAACTGCCAAAACCCGAGCTCATCTACCTCGCGGGCATTTACCACGACATCGGCAAAGGCCGTGGCGGCGATCATTCTGAACTTGGCGCAGTCGATGCGGCCGCCTTCTGCGTACGTCACCAACTGCCCGCGTGGGACTCCAAGCTGATTGCCTGGCTGGTGCAGAGCCACTTAGTGATGTCGACCACCGCGCAACGCAAAGACCTCTCAGACCCTCAGGTGATCTCTGACTTTGCCCATTTAGTCGGCGATCAGACGCACCTGGATTACCTCTATGTGCTGACGGTGGCCGATATCAACGCCACCAACCCGAGCCTGTGGAACTCATGGCGCGCCAGTTTGTTGCGTCAGCTGTACACCGAAACCAAGCGGGCACTCAACCGTGGCCTGGAAAACCCCCTGGACCGCGAAGAGCAGATTCGCCTGACCCAAGGCACAGCGCTGGACATATTGGTACGCGGCGGCACTGACGCCGACATCGCCGAGCAACTCTGGGCGCAGCTGGGCGACGACTACTTCCTACGCCATACCGCCGAGGATGTCGCCTGGCATACGCTGGCGATCATCCGTCACCCGAACGACGGCAACCCGCTGGTGCTGATCAAAGAAACCACCCAGCGCGAATTTGAGGGCGGCACACAAATCTTCATCTACGCCGAAGATCAGCACGATTTCTTTGCGGTAACCGTGGCGGCCATGGCCCAGCTCAACTTGAACATCCATGACGCGCGGATTCTCACCTCAACCAGCCAGTTCACCCTCGACACCTACATCGTGCTTGAGAGTGAGGGCGGCTCGATTGGTGACAACCCGGCCCGCATCGAAGAAATTCGCCAAGGCCTGATCGACGTGCTGAAACACCCCGACGACTACCCCAACATCATTCAGCGCCGAGTCCCGCGGCAGCTCAAGCACTTCGCTTTTGCACCGCAAGTGACGATTCACAATGACGCCCATCGCCCGGTGACCATCATCGAAGTCACGGCCCCTGACAGGCCAGGCTTGCTGGCGCGCATCGGGCGGATTTTCCTCGATTTTGACCTGTCCTTGCAGAACGCCAAGATTGCCACCCTGGGCGAGCGCGTCGAAGACGTGTTTTTTGTCACCGACGCGCAGAACCAACAGCTTTCAGACCCAGAGCTGTGCATGCGTCTGCAGGCCACCATGATTGCCAAGCTGTCCGATAAAGCGGCGCAGCTGTCCGAACCCAGCACCATCAGTTTTTAA
- the dapC gene encoding succinyldiaminopimelate transaminase — MNDALTQLQPYPFEKLRALLGSVQPPADMAPIALSIGEPKHRSPAFVAEALSANLDQLAVYPTTLGIAPLREAISNWCTRRFGLPAGTLNPAQHVLPVNGTREALFAFTQAVVQRSAPGQEPGLVISPNPFYQIYEGAAFLAGAQPHYLPCLEEHGFNPDFAAVSDDVWQRCQILFLCSPGNPTGALIPVETLKKLIALADKFDFVIAADECYSELYFDEGNPPAGLLSACAELGRHDFKRCVVFHSLSKRSNLPGLRSGFVAGDAAILKSFLLYRTYHGCAMPVQTQLASVAAWNDEAHVKANRDLYREKFDAVLAILDGVLDVQRPDGGFYLWAKTPIDDETFTRELYAREHVTVVPGSYLSREVNGNNPGAGRVRMALVAPLAECVAAAERIRDFVKSLQA; from the coding sequence ATGAACGACGCCTTAACCCAGTTGCAGCCTTACCCCTTCGAAAAGCTCCGCGCCTTGCTGGGCAGTGTGCAGCCGCCGGCTGACATGGCACCGATTGCTCTGTCGATTGGTGAACCGAAGCACCGTTCGCCAGCGTTTGTCGCCGAAGCCCTCAGCGCCAACCTTGACCAGCTGGCCGTATACCCCACCACCTTGGGCATTGCGCCACTGCGCGAAGCCATCAGTAACTGGTGCACCCGCCGCTTTGGCCTGCCCGCCGGCACACTCAACCCGGCGCAGCATGTGTTGCCGGTCAACGGCACCCGTGAAGCACTGTTCGCCTTTACTCAGGCGGTGGTACAGCGCAGCGCACCCGGGCAAGAGCCGGGCCTGGTGATCAGCCCAAATCCGTTCTACCAAATCTATGAAGGCGCAGCTTTTCTCGCTGGTGCGCAGCCGCACTACCTGCCGTGCCTGGAAGAACATGGCTTCAACCCGGATTTCGCTGCGGTCAGTGATGACGTCTGGCAACGCTGCCAGATTCTGTTTCTCTGCTCGCCCGGCAATCCGACCGGGGCACTGATCCCAGTCGAGACATTAAAAAAGCTGATCGCCCTGGCCGATAAATTCGACTTCGTGATCGCCGCCGACGAGTGCTACAGCGAGCTGTACTTCGATGAAGGCAACCCGCCAGCGGGCTTACTCAGCGCCTGCGCAGAACTGGGCCGGCATGATTTCAAGCGCTGCGTGGTGTTCCACAGCCTGTCTAAACGCTCCAACCTGCCAGGCCTGCGCTCCGGCTTTGTCGCCGGTGACGCCGCCATTTTGAAATCATTCTTGCTGTACCGTACCTACCACGGTTGCGCCATGCCGGTACAAACCCAGCTGGCCAGCGTGGCCGCCTGGAACGATGAAGCCCATGTAAAAGCCAACCGCGACCTGTACCGCGAGAAGTTCGATGCAGTGTTAGCGATTCTTGACGGTGTATTGGACGTGCAGCGTCCGGACGGTGGTTTCTATCTGTGGGCCAAAACGCCGATAGACGACGAAACTTTTACCCGCGAGCTGTACGCCCGCGAACACGTCACCGTGGTGCCTGGTTCGTATTTGTCACGTGAGGTAAACGGCAATAACCCAGGCGCCGGTCGGGTACGCATGGCACTGGTGGCTCCGCTGGCCGAATGCGTGGCGGCTGCTGAACGTATCCGTGACTTTGTGAAGAGCCTTCAAGCATGA
- a CDS encoding ArsC family reductase, producing MSNTLFGIKACDTMKKARTWLDEHGVSYAFHDYKACGIDRGNLEKWCNEHGWEIILNRAGTTFCKLDESQKSDLDQHKAIELMLAQPSMIKRPVLDLGNKTLVGFKADRYAAELV from the coding sequence ATGAGCAACACCCTGTTTGGCATCAAAGCCTGCGACACCATGAAAAAAGCCCGCACCTGGCTCGACGAGCACGGGGTAAGCTATGCCTTTCACGATTACAAAGCCTGCGGCATCGACCGTGGCAACCTGGAAAAGTGGTGCAATGAACATGGCTGGGAAATCATCCTGAACCGTGCTGGCACCACCTTCTGCAAGCTGGACGAGTCGCAGAAAAGCGACCTCGATCAGCACAAGGCGATCGAACTGATGCTCGCCCAACCGTCGATGATCAAACGCCCAGTGCTGGATCTCGGCAACAAAACCCTGGTTGGCTTTAAAGCTGACCGCTATGCCGCCGAACTGGTATGA
- the dapD gene encoding 2,3,4,5-tetrahydropyridine-2,6-dicarboxylate N-succinyltransferase — protein MSTTLFSLAFGVGTQNRQSNWLEVFYAQPLLNPGSELVAKVMEKIDYQGGNHAIMISNNQAGELAEALKNVDAAQSALLTRLAESQKPLVVTLIAEDSALTSTPEAYLKLHLLSHRLVKPHGLNLTGIFPLLPNVAWTSQGAVDLLELAERQLEARLKGELLEVFSVDKFPKMTDYVVPTGVRIADSARIRLGAYVGEGTTVMHEGFVNFNAGTAGPGMIEGRVSAGVFVGKGSDLGGGCSTMGTLSGGGNIVISVGEGCLIGANAGIGIPLGDRNTVESGLYLTAGTKVALLDADNKLVKVLKARELAGQPDLLFRRNSQSGAVECKTHKSAIELNEALHAHN, from the coding sequence ATGAGCACAACACTATTCAGCCTGGCCTTCGGCGTCGGCACCCAGAACCGCCAGAGCAACTGGCTGGAAGTTTTCTACGCCCAACCCTTGCTCAACCCAGGCAGTGAGTTGGTCGCCAAGGTAATGGAAAAGATCGACTACCAGGGCGGCAACCACGCCATCATGATCAGCAACAACCAGGCTGGCGAACTGGCCGAAGCGCTGAAAAATGTCGATGCTGCGCAATCCGCTCTGCTCACGCGCCTGGCCGAAAGCCAGAAGCCACTGGTGGTCACCTTGATCGCCGAAGACAGCGCGCTGACCAGCACCCCTGAGGCTTACCTCAAGCTGCACCTGCTGTCGCATCGCCTGGTCAAGCCGCACGGGTTGAACCTCACCGGCATCTTCCCACTGCTGCCCAACGTGGCCTGGACCAGCCAGGGCGCAGTTGACCTCCTTGAACTGGCCGAACGCCAGCTGGAAGCCCGCTTGAAAGGCGAGCTGCTGGAAGTGTTCTCGGTGGACAAGTTCCCGAAAATGACCGACTACGTGGTGCCGACGGGCGTACGTATTGCTGACAGCGCGCGTATTCGTCTGGGCGCCTACGTGGGCGAAGGCACTACCGTGATGCACGAAGGCTTCGTCAACTTCAACGCTGGCACCGCAGGCCCTGGCATGATCGAAGGCCGCGTCTCCGCTGGCGTATTCGTCGGCAAGGGTTCGGACCTGGGCGGCGGTTGCTCGACCATGGGCACCCTGTCCGGCGGCGGCAATATCGTCATCTCCGTGGGCGAAGGCTGCCTGATTGGCGCTAACGCCGGCATCGGCATTCCGCTGGGCGATCGCAACACCGTGGAATCCGGCCTGTACCTCACCGCCGGCACCAAGGTGGCGCTACTGGATGCTGACAACAAGCTGGTCAAAGTGCTCAAAGCCCGCGAGCTGGCTGGCCAGCCGGACCTGCTGTTCCGCCGCAACTCGCAGAGCGGCGCCGTGGAGTGCAAGACGCACAAGTCAGCCATCGAACTGAACGAAGCCCTGCACGCGCACAACTGA
- a CDS encoding aminotransferase class V-fold PLP-dependent enzyme: MSLTSPWRADFPGVLALEAEGQTYLDSAATAQKPQAMLDALHGYYAGGVANVHRAQHLPGERATRAFEATREKAARWLNTADAQQLIFTRSATEAFNLLAYGLELRFQPGDEIVISALEHHANLLPWQQLALRRQLKLVVLPLDNHGLIDLEQAAQLIGPRSRLLAVSQLSNVLGCWQPLDQLLALAQAQGAVTVVDGSQGVVHARHDLQALGCDFYICSSHKLYGPDGVGLLYGRAGALQQLRHWQFGGEMLHHTDFHTATFRDAPLGFEAGTPAIASVIALGASLDYLARLDSNAVSHHEAALHAQLLSGLRLRQGIRLLGSPDVALASFVVDDVHPADLAHLLTEQGIAVRAGHHCAMPLLQSLGLSGAIRVSLGLYNDANDLQRFFSALDQALELLQ, translated from the coding sequence ATGTCCTTGACCTCTCCCTGGCGCGCCGACTTTCCCGGTGTGCTGGCCCTTGAAGCCGAAGGCCAGACCTACCTCGACAGCGCCGCCACTGCGCAAAAGCCCCAGGCCATGCTGGATGCCCTGCATGGCTATTACGCAGGTGGTGTAGCCAATGTACATCGCGCTCAGCATTTACCTGGCGAGCGGGCCACACGTGCCTTCGAAGCGACGCGGGAGAAAGCCGCTCGCTGGCTTAATACAGCCGATGCACAGCAGCTGATATTCACCCGCAGCGCGACCGAAGCCTTCAATTTACTGGCTTACGGCCTTGAGTTGCGTTTCCAGCCCGGCGACGAGATCGTCATCAGCGCTCTGGAGCATCACGCCAACCTACTGCCCTGGCAGCAATTGGCGCTGCGCCGCCAGCTCAAGCTGGTGGTGTTGCCGCTGGATAACCATGGCCTGATCGACCTGGAGCAAGCGGCGCAACTGATTGGCCCACGCAGCCGTCTACTGGCCGTCAGTCAGCTGTCCAATGTGCTGGGCTGTTGGCAGCCATTGGATCAACTCCTCGCACTGGCTCAGGCTCAAGGCGCTGTGACTGTGGTCGACGGCTCGCAGGGCGTGGTGCATGCACGCCATGACCTGCAAGCCCTGGGCTGCGACTTCTATATCTGCTCCAGCCACAAGCTTTATGGCCCGGACGGTGTCGGCCTGCTGTATGGCCGCGCCGGCGCCTTGCAACAACTCAGGCACTGGCAGTTCGGCGGCGAAATGCTGCACCACACCGATTTCCACACTGCCACGTTCCGCGATGCGCCACTGGGTTTTGAAGCCGGCACCCCAGCGATTGCCTCGGTCATCGCCCTCGGCGCTAGCCTGGACTATCTGGCCAGGCTCGACAGTAACGCCGTAAGCCACCACGAGGCCGCGTTGCATGCTCAACTGCTGTCTGGCCTGCGCCTGCGTCAAGGCATCCGTTTGCTGGGCAGCCCTGATGTGGCCCTGGCCAGCTTTGTCGTCGATGACGTGCACCCTGCCGATCTCGCTCACCTGCTCACCGAGCAAGGCATTGCCGTGCGCGCAGGGCATCACTGCGCCATGCCCTTGCTGCAAAGCCTCGGCTTGAGCGGGGCCATTCGGGTGTCACTGGGGCTGTATAACGATGCCAACGATCTGCAGCGCTTTTTTAGCGCACTGGACCAGGCTCTGGAGTTGCTGCAGTGA
- a CDS encoding SufE family protein: MSLPANAQTALHAFRACSGWEQRARLLMQWGEQLAPLSENERCESNRVTGCESQVWLLLERNGEEWQLRASSDARLLRGLLALLLVRVNGLTRSELAQLDLPGWFDQLGLARNLSPSRSNGLQAVLKRMQQLLDATDQGAVNH, from the coding sequence GTGAGCCTGCCCGCCAACGCCCAAACTGCACTGCACGCATTCCGTGCCTGTAGCGGCTGGGAACAGCGCGCGCGTTTACTGATGCAATGGGGGGAACAGCTGGCACCGCTCAGTGAAAACGAGCGCTGTGAAAGCAACCGAGTAACGGGCTGTGAAAGTCAGGTCTGGTTGCTGCTCGAGCGTAACGGCGAGGAATGGCAGTTGCGCGCTAGCAGTGATGCGCGCTTGCTGCGCGGACTGCTCGCACTGCTATTGGTGCGGGTCAATGGGTTGACCCGCAGCGAGCTGGCGCAGCTCGATCTGCCGGGCTGGTTTGATCAACTCGGCCTGGCGCGCAACCTATCGCCCTCGCGCAGCAATGGCCTACAAGCGGTGCTTAAACGCATGCAGCAACTGCTGGACGCGACCGATCAGGGCGCGGTTAACCATTGA